From the Manis pentadactyla isolate mManPen7 chromosome 7, mManPen7.hap1, whole genome shotgun sequence genome, one window contains:
- the VSTM2A gene encoding V-set and transmembrane domain-containing protein 2A isoform X5, with translation MMGIFLAYVGFVFFSVLYVQQGLSSQAKFTEFPRNVTATEGQNVEMSCAFQSGSASVYLEIQWWFLRGPEDLEPGAEVAGAQVELVPDRDPDDGTKISTVKVQGNDISHKLQISKVRRKDEGLYECRVTDANYGELQEHKAQAYLKVNPNTHARRMQAFEASPMWLQDMKPRKNASAVAPSGIHSSANQRMHSTSSPQAVAKIPKQSPQSA, from the exons ATGATGGGGATCTTTTTGGCGTatgttggatttgttttcttttccgtTTTATATGTACAGCAAGGGCTTTCTTCTCAAG CAAAATTTACCGAGTTCCCGCGGAACGTGACGGCGACCGAAGGGCAGAATGTGGAGATGTCCTGCGCTTTCCAGAGCGGCTCCGCCTCAGTGTACCTGGAGATCCAGTGGTGGTTCCTGCGGGGGCCCGAGGACCTGGAGCCCGGGGCCGAGGTGGCCGGTGCGCAG GTGGAGCTCGTGCCCGACCGAGACCCGGACGACGGGACCAAGATCAGC ACAGTGAAAGTCCAAGGCAATGACATCTCtcacaagcttcagatttccaaAGTGAGGAGAAAGGATGAAGGCTTATATGAGTGCAGGGTGACCGATGCCAACTACGGAGAGCTTCAGGAACACAAGGCCCAGGCCTACCTGAAAGTCAACCCCAACACCCATGCCCGGAGGATGCAGGCCTTCGAAGCCTCCCCCATGTGGCTGCAGGATATGAAGCCTCGCAAGAATGCCTCCGCGGTGGCTCCCAGCGGCATCCACAGCTCAGCCAACCAGCGGATGCACTCCACCTCAAGCCCTCAAGCGGTAGCCAAAATCCCCAAACAAAGTCCTCAATCAG
- the VSTM2A gene encoding V-set and transmembrane domain-containing protein 2A isoform X4, whose protein sequence is MMGIFLAYVGFVFFSVLYVQQGLSSQAKFTEFPRNVTATEGQNVEMSCAFQSGSASVYLEIQWWFLRGPEDLEPGAEVAGAQVELVPDRDPDDGTKISTVKVQGNDISHKLQISKVRRKDEGLYECRVTDANYGELQEHKAQAYLKVNPNTHARRMQAFEASPMWLQDMKPRKNASAVAPSGIHSSANQRMHSTSSPQAVAKIPKQSPQSGMMGPGIS, encoded by the exons ATGATGGGGATCTTTTTGGCGTatgttggatttgttttcttttccgtTTTATATGTACAGCAAGGGCTTTCTTCTCAAG CAAAATTTACCGAGTTCCCGCGGAACGTGACGGCGACCGAAGGGCAGAATGTGGAGATGTCCTGCGCTTTCCAGAGCGGCTCCGCCTCAGTGTACCTGGAGATCCAGTGGTGGTTCCTGCGGGGGCCCGAGGACCTGGAGCCCGGGGCCGAGGTGGCCGGTGCGCAG GTGGAGCTCGTGCCCGACCGAGACCCGGACGACGGGACCAAGATCAGC ACAGTGAAAGTCCAAGGCAATGACATCTCtcacaagcttcagatttccaaAGTGAGGAGAAAGGATGAAGGCTTATATGAGTGCAGGGTGACCGATGCCAACTACGGAGAGCTTCAGGAACACAAGGCCCAGGCCTACCTGAAAGTCAACCCCAACACCCATGCCCGGAGGATGCAGGCCTTCGAAGCCTCCCCCATGTGGCTGCAGGATATGAAGCCTCGCAAGAATGCCTCCGCGGTGGCTCCCAGCGGCATCCACAGCTCAGCCAACCAGCGGATGCACTCCACCTCAAGCCCTCAAGCGGTAGCCAAAATCCCCAAACAAAGTCCTCAATCAG